One stretch of Equus caballus isolate H_3958 breed thoroughbred chromosome 24, TB-T2T, whole genome shotgun sequence DNA includes these proteins:
- the FLRT2 gene encoding leucine-rich repeat transmembrane protein FLRT2 precursor produces the protein MGLQTTQWPSHGAFFLKSWLLISLGLYSQVSKILACPSVCRCDRNFVYCNERSLTSVPLGIPEGVTVLYLHNNQINNAGFPAELHNVQSVHTVYLYGNQLDEFPMNLPKNVRVLHLQENNIQTISRAALAQLLKLEELHLDDNSISTVGVEDGAFREAVSLKLLFLSKNHLSSVPVGLPVDLQELRVDENRIAVISDMAFQNLTSLERLIVDGNLLTNKGIAEGTFSHLTKLKEFSIVRNSLSHPPPDLPGTHLIRLYLQDNQINHIPLTAFSNLRKLERLDISNNQLRMLTQGVFDNLSNLKQLTARNNPWFCDCSIKWVTEWLKYIPSSLNVRGFMCQGPEQVRGMAVRELNMNLLACPTTTPGLPLFTPAPSTVSPTTQPPTLSVPTPSRSYTPLTPTTSKLPTIPDWDGRERVTPPISERIQLSIHFVNDTSIQVSWLSLFTVMAYKLTWVKMGHSLVGGIVQERIVSGEKQHLSLVNLEPRSTYRICLVPLDAFNYRAVEDTICSEATTHASYVNNGSNTASSHEQTTSHSMGSPFLLAGLIGGAVIFVLVVLLSVFCWHMHKKGRYTSQKWKYNRGRRKDDYCEAGTKKDNSILEMTETSFQIVSLNNDQLLKGDFRLQPIYTPNGGISYTDCHIPNNMRYCNSSVPDLEHCHT, from the coding sequence ATGGGCCTACAGACTACACAGTGGCCCAGCCATGGGGCTTTTTTCCTGAAATCTTGGCTTCTCATTTCCCTGGGGCTCTACTCACAAGTGTCAAAAATCCTGGCGTGCCCTAGCGTGTGCCGCTGCGACAGGAACTTTGTCTACTGTAATGAGCGAAGCTTGACCTCAGTGCCTCTTGGGATCCCGGAGGGCGTAACCGTACTCTACCTCCACAACAACCAAATTAATAATGCTGGATTTCCTGCAGAACTGCACAACGTACAGTCGGTGCACACCGTCTACCTTTACGGCAACCAACTGGATGAATTCCCCATGAATCTTCCCAAGAATGTCAGAGTCCTCCATTTGCAGGAAAACAATATTCAGACCATATCACGGGCAGCTCTTGCCCAGCTCTTGAAGCTCGAAGAGCTACATCTGGATGACAATTCTATATCCACAGTGGGGGTGGAAGATGGGGCCTTCCGGGAGGCTGTTAGTCTGAAATTGTTGTTTCTGTCCAAGAATCACCTGAGCAGTGTGCCTGTTGGGCTTCCTGTGGACTTGCAAGAGCTGAGAGTGGATGAGAATCGAATTGCTGTCATATCAGACATGGCCTTTCAGAACCTCACGAGCTTGGAGCGTCTGATCGTGGATGGGAACCTACTGACCAACAAGGGCATTGCTGAGGGCACCTTCAGCCATCTCACCAAGCTCAAGGAATTTTCAATCGTACGGAATTCACTCTCCCACCCACCTCCTGATCTCCCAGGTACACATCTGATCAGGCTCTATCTGCAGGACAACCAGATAAACCACATCCCTTTGACAGCCTTCTCAAATCTCCGCAAGCTGGAGCGACTGGATATATCCAACAACCAACTGCGCATGTTGACTCAAGGGGTCTTTGATAACCTCTCCAACCTGAAGCAGCTCACTGCTCGGAATAACCCTTGGTTTTGTGACTGCAGTATTAAGTGGGTCACAGAATGGCTCAAATATATCCCTTCATCTCTCAATGTGCGGGGTTTCATGTGCCAAGGTCCTGAACAAGTCCGGGGGATGGCTGTTAGGGAGTTGAATATGAATCTCTTGGCGTGTCCCACCACGACCCCTGGCCTGCCTCTCTTCACCCCAGCCCCAAGTACAGTTTCTCCCACAACTCAGCCTCCCACACTCTCTGTCCCAACCCCCAGCAGAAGCTATACGCCTCTAACTCCTACTACATCGAAACTTCCCACAATTCCCGACTGGGATGGCAGAGAAAGAGTGACCCCACCTATTTCTGAACGGATCCAACTCTCTATCCATTTTGTGAATGACACTTCCATTCAAGTCAGCTGGCTCTCTCTCTTTACTGTGATGGCCTACAAACTCACGTGGGTGAAAATGGGCCACAGTCTAGTAGGGGGCATTGTTCAGGAACGCATAGTCAGTGGTGAGAAGCAACATTTGAGCCTGGTTAACTTAGAGCCCAGATCCACCTATCGGATTTGTTTAGTGCCACTGGATGCTTTTAACTACCGAGCTGTGGAAGACACCATCTGTTCCGAGGCCACCACGCATGCCTCCTATGTGAACAATGGCAGTAACACCGCTTCCAGCCACGAGCAGACGACGTCCCACAGCATGGGCTCCCCTTTTCTGCTGGCTGGCCTGATTGGGGGCGCAGTGATATTTGTGCTGGTGGTCTTACTCAGCGTCTTTTGCTGGCACATGCACAAAAAGGGGCGCTACACCTCGCAGAAGTGGAAATACAACCGAGGCCGGCGGAAAGATGACTATTGCGAGGCAGGCACCAAGAAGGACAATTCCATCCTGGAGATGACGGAAACCAGCTTTCAGATCGTCTCCTTAAATAACGATCAGCTCCTTAAAGGAGATTTCAGACTGCAGCCCATTTACACCCCAAATGGGGGCATTAGTTACACAGACTGCCATATCCCCAACAACATGCGATACTGCAACAGCAGTGTGCCAGACCTGGAGCACTGCCATACGTGA